Proteins encoded within one genomic window of Halocatena marina:
- a CDS encoding amidohydrolase family protein: protein MTQEFTGTILRGREFDPIEGRIVVEDGTIAAVEETSEADSTDLILPAFVNAHTHLGDSIAKEAGAGLTLDELVAPPDGLKHRLLRVASDEELTAAMERSLRYMQQGGTGAFIEFREGGVPGVRALSRAVEGLDIESVVFGRESIAAMEESDGFGASGARDSEFGREREATRKAGKLFAIHAGERDAADIDPALSLAPDMLVHMVYAESDHLARLETTQTPVVVCPRSNLVTGVGLPPVRKLLDHTSVALGTDNVMLNSPSMFREMEFVSKLTEVSARETLRMATIAGADAVGLNCGLIEEGRDARLLILDGGNNNLAGARNPVRAVVRRAGVSDVKEVIM from the coding sequence GTGACGCAAGAGTTCACCGGCACGATCCTCCGTGGACGAGAGTTCGACCCGATCGAGGGCCGTATCGTCGTCGAGGACGGGACGATAGCGGCGGTCGAGGAAACGAGCGAGGCGGATTCGACAGATCTCATTCTTCCTGCGTTCGTCAACGCACACACGCATCTCGGTGACTCGATTGCAAAAGAAGCAGGCGCGGGACTCACGCTCGATGAACTGGTCGCCCCACCAGATGGTCTCAAACACCGTCTCCTCAGAGTTGCGAGCGATGAAGAGTTGACAGCGGCAATGGAGCGCTCGCTCCGATACATGCAACAAGGCGGTACCGGAGCGTTCATCGAATTCCGTGAAGGAGGCGTTCCGGGCGTTCGGGCGCTTTCGCGGGCGGTAGAGGGACTCGACATCGAGTCCGTCGTTTTCGGACGTGAGTCGATTGCAGCGATGGAAGAAAGCGATGGATTTGGGGCAAGCGGTGCACGCGACAGCGAGTTCGGTCGTGAGCGAGAAGCGACCCGAAAAGCAGGAAAGCTGTTTGCCATTCACGCTGGCGAGCGAGACGCTGCGGACATCGATCCTGCGCTTTCGCTCGCTCCCGACATGCTCGTTCACATGGTGTACGCCGAATCAGATCACCTCGCACGCCTCGAAACGACACAAACGCCGGTCGTGGTCTGTCCCCGATCGAATCTCGTAACCGGTGTTGGACTCCCGCCTGTCCGGAAATTGCTCGATCATACTTCCGTGGCGCTCGGCACGGACAATGTGATGTTGAACAGCCCCTCGATGTTCCGAGAAATGGAGTTCGTCTCTAAACTCACGGAGGTGAGCGCACGCGAAACACTTCGAATGGCGACGATTGCAGGAGCAGACGCTGTTGGGCTGAACTGCGGTCTCATCGAAGAAGGACGCGACGCTCGATTGCTCATTCTCGACGGCGGGAACAACAACCTCGCTGGCGCTCGAAACCCGGTCCGGGCGGTGGTACGCAGGGCAGGTGTGAGCGATGTAAAAGAAGTTATCATGTAA
- a CDS encoding inorganic phosphate transporter has product MVNLFLLVGLGVVVFVGFNIGGSNTGVAFGPAVGSKSVSKSGAAVMMTVCFFVGGATVGRNVVATMGGKIVPSSYFTLTASIVVLFFIGFALFLANVVGVPASTSMTGVGSIAGLGLATGALDWAVMGRIVAWWIVSPVIAFWVSGVIGRYFYPQLARWFAVTQTEGRLLKLDHSGPVPRPALGENTTQREAVGTLVVIAVACYTAFSAGASNMANAIAPLVGSEMISINSGILIAGAAVGLGAFTIARRTIDTMGNDLTDMPLLAALVVAVVSSTLVTGLSWLGVPVSVVIISTMSIVGLGWGRATRTVTISDTIHGESPEVSVGALAADGPGPTVGDSTSAPEATDPKPIGDEKARDLPSAADLFKPGASARVIAMQNLVPALATLASFLLFRFVPSL; this is encoded by the coding sequence ATGGTCAATTTGTTTCTTCTTGTCGGCCTCGGTGTTGTCGTCTTCGTCGGATTTAACATCGGAGGCTCGAACACGGGCGTTGCATTCGGTCCAGCCGTCGGCTCGAAGTCGGTCTCGAAGAGCGGAGCAGCGGTGATGATGACGGTCTGCTTTTTCGTCGGCGGAGCGACGGTTGGACGGAACGTCGTTGCGACGATGGGTGGAAAGATCGTTCCTTCGAGCTACTTTACGCTCACCGCGAGCATCGTCGTGCTCTTTTTTATTGGATTCGCGCTGTTTCTCGCCAATGTAGTTGGCGTGCCCGCTTCGACATCGATGACCGGCGTCGGCTCAATCGCCGGGCTCGGACTGGCAACGGGTGCGCTCGATTGGGCCGTCATGGGCCGAATCGTCGCTTGGTGGATCGTCTCACCCGTCATCGCCTTTTGGGTGAGCGGCGTCATCGGTCGATATTTCTACCCGCAGTTGGCCCGATGGTTCGCTGTTACCCAGACGGAAGGTCGGTTACTCAAGCTCGATCATTCTGGACCAGTCCCTCGGCCCGCGCTTGGTGAAAACACCACGCAGAGAGAAGCCGTTGGGACGCTCGTGGTGATCGCTGTTGCCTGCTATACGGCGTTCAGTGCGGGCGCATCGAACATGGCGAACGCGATTGCGCCGCTCGTCGGCAGCGAGATGATCTCGATAAACAGTGGCATCTTGATCGCTGGAGCAGCAGTCGGACTGGGTGCGTTCACGATCGCCCGGCGCACGATCGACACGATGGGAAACGACCTCACTGATATGCCGTTGCTCGCAGCACTGGTCGTTGCGGTCGTTAGCTCGACGCTCGTTACGGGACTCTCGTGGCTCGGCGTACCCGTGAGCGTCGTCATCATCTCGACAATGAGTATTGTTGGTCTCGGCTGGGGACGCGCAACCAGAACGGTCACGATCTCCGATACGATTCACGGCGAGTCACCGGAGGTGTCGGTTGGGGCGCTCGCAGCCGACGGACCCGGTCCGACCGTGGGCGACAGCACTTCCGCTCCGGAAGCGACTGATCCAAAACCGATCGGTGATGAGAAAGCGAGAGATCTTCCCTCGGCGGCGGATCTCTTCAAACCGGGAGCAAGCGCACGCGTCATCGCCATGCAGAATCTCGTCCCGGCGCTCGCAACGCTCGCATCATTCCTGCTCTTTCGGTTCGTTCCCTCATTATAA
- a CDS encoding gamma carbonic anhydrase family protein: MVLRSFDGTTPTVHESAYVDETAVVIGDVTIEKDASVWPQTTLRGDSGAIVVREGANVQDNAVCHEGCEIGPYATIGHTAIVHAATVGERATVGMSATVLDGAHVGERSIVAAGSVVTEETQIPPKTIAVGTPATVRDEVEDSPWAYAGDHYVELARQHQQTSERID; this comes from the coding sequence ATGGTACTCCGTTCGTTTGACGGGACGACGCCGACCGTGCACGAATCTGCTTACGTTGACGAGACCGCAGTCGTGATCGGGGACGTAACGATCGAGAAGGATGCGAGCGTCTGGCCACAGACGACACTGCGTGGTGACTCGGGCGCTATCGTCGTCCGTGAGGGTGCAAACGTACAGGACAACGCCGTCTGCCACGAGGGCTGTGAAATCGGCCCGTACGCCACGATCGGCCACACGGCGATCGTTCACGCGGCAACCGTCGGTGAGCGCGCGACGGTCGGTATGAGCGCAACAGTGCTCGATGGGGCACACGTCGGTGAACGCAGCATCGTCGCTGCTGGCAGCGTCGTCACCGAGGAGACGCAGATCCCACCCAAAACGATCGCCGTCGGTACACCAGCAACAGTCCGCGACGAAGTCGAAGACTCACCGTGGGCCTACGCTGGTGATCATTACGTCGAGCTCGCGCGCCAACATCAACAAACGTCCGAACGGATCGATTGA
- a CDS encoding BtpA/SgcQ family protein, protein MEDVFDTQPIIGMVHLEPLPGAPRFDGDREFIRERAVRDARALMAGGVDGVIVENFGDAPFYSDDVPKHLVAEMTRLVRDVREAVTVPVGVNVLRNDARAALSIAAGTGASFIRVNVHSGARVTDQGLIEGQAHETLRLRDRLDADVRILADVAVKHSEPIGSENVEQETRDAVERGLADAVVVSGAGTGRAVDRERLETVTRVTDDLGVPAYIGSGMTHETASELLSMADGAIVGSALKADGKTNNPVSESRVKSLVESTK, encoded by the coding sequence ATGGAAGACGTATTTGACACACAGCCGATCATCGGGATGGTTCATCTCGAACCGCTACCGGGGGCACCGCGTTTCGATGGAGATCGGGAGTTCATCCGCGAACGGGCTGTACGGGATGCTCGTGCGCTAATGGCGGGCGGCGTCGATGGTGTGATCGTCGAGAACTTCGGCGACGCCCCCTTTTATTCGGACGACGTTCCGAAACACCTCGTCGCTGAGATGACGCGTCTCGTCAGAGATGTCCGCGAGGCTGTCACAGTCCCAGTCGGGGTGAACGTCCTCCGAAACGACGCACGTGCTGCACTTTCGATCGCTGCTGGCACGGGAGCATCCTTCATTCGTGTGAACGTTCACTCGGGTGCGAGAGTGACCGATCAGGGACTCATCGAAGGACAGGCCCACGAAACGCTCCGACTGCGGGATCGGTTGGACGCAGATGTTCGCATCCTCGCGGACGTCGCAGTCAAACACAGCGAACCGATCGGCAGTGAAAATGTCGAACAAGAAACGCGCGATGCCGTCGAACGAGGGCTTGCAGACGCCGTTGTTGTCTCTGGAGCCGGAACCGGTCGTGCGGTGGACCGAGAGCGACTCGAAACCGTCACGCGTGTCACCGACGATCTCGGCGTGCCAGCGTACATCGGCAGCGGTATGACCCACGAAACCGCGTCCGAATTGCTCTCGATGGCCGACGGTGCGATTGTTGGCTCGGCGCTGAAAGCGGATGGCAAGACGAATAATCCTGTTTCCGAATCGCGCGTCAAATCACTCGTCGAATCGACGAAATAA
- a CDS encoding PLP-dependent cysteine synthase family protein produces MTTHREPLSSVLDTVGETPLVAVHDTPADVAVYAKLESFNPGASVKDRIGAYMAEQLLERGEIEPGGTIIEPTAGNTGIGFAIAAQQLGLNSIFVVPERFSREKQQLMRALGAEVVNTPTEDEMQGAVEHAHELSSEIENSVVPQQFSNPLNTETHYATTGPEIYDALDGEVGAVVAGCGTAGTLMGIGRYARERHSETYIGAVEPEGSVYGRFLDREPEHGEYKTEGIGTSDPATNELFEPELVDDIIQVSDRDAHNELKRLAREEGQLVASSAGAASVAARQVADRISDGTLAVPYSTVVTVFPDSSERYLSKGIYESFEEWDG; encoded by the coding sequence ATGACCACACACCGGGAACCGTTGTCGTCGGTCCTCGACACCGTTGGGGAAACGCCGCTCGTCGCCGTGCATGACACACCGGCAGACGTTGCTGTTTATGCTAAGCTGGAATCATTCAACCCCGGTGCGAGCGTCAAAGATCGTATTGGTGCCTACATGGCAGAACAGTTGCTCGAACGGGGCGAGATCGAGCCCGGAGGGACGATCATCGAACCAACGGCTGGCAACACGGGCATCGGGTTCGCAATCGCGGCCCAACAGCTTGGACTCAATTCAATCTTCGTCGTTCCAGAGCGATTCAGCCGTGAGAAACAACAGCTCATGCGCGCGCTCGGCGCAGAAGTCGTGAATACGCCCACGGAAGACGAGATGCAGGGTGCAGTCGAGCACGCACACGAACTCTCTTCGGAAATCGAGAACAGCGTCGTTCCACAGCAGTTCTCGAACCCACTCAATACGGAAACGCATTATGCGACCACAGGACCTGAGATCTACGACGCCCTCGATGGTGAGGTGGGCGCTGTCGTCGCTGGCTGTGGAACCGCGGGAACGCTCATGGGAATCGGCCGCTATGCCCGCGAACGACATTCCGAGACGTACATTGGAGCTGTCGAGCCAGAAGGCTCAGTGTATGGACGCTTTCTCGACCGAGAGCCTGAACACGGCGAGTACAAAACGGAAGGCATCGGAACGAGCGACCCGGCGACGAACGAACTGTTCGAACCGGAACTCGTCGATGACATCATCCAAGTGAGCGACCGAGACGCGCACAACGAATTGAAACGACTCGCCCGCGAGGAGGGCCAGCTCGTCGCATCGAGCGCAGGAGCAGCAAGCGTTGCCGCCCGACAGGTCGCAGACCGGATCAGCGATGGGACGCTTGCGGTTCCGTACTCGACTGTTGTGACCGTGTTCCCCGATTCGAGTGAACGGTACCTCTCGAAAGGAATTTACGAGTCGTTCGAAGAGTGGGACGGGTGA
- a CDS encoding winged helix-turn-helix domain-containing protein, protein MVEFGPTPSDEAIERQREQWVETRDTRQRIKDVIVGIHEPTPVAQIAERAECSPNAARKHLKELADLGVARTWTGQHTRYARNDEYFRWRRANELATKHTDEELLDRLQSLEAADTEFQEKYEVSTPDAVPFPEDVEHEMVHERWETVNEWASIRRDTGVYHDAIRIAQRRQHDRLSA, encoded by the coding sequence ATGGTCGAGTTCGGTCCAACGCCATCTGATGAGGCGATCGAGCGTCAACGCGAGCAGTGGGTCGAAACACGCGATACCCGTCAACGAATCAAGGATGTCATCGTTGGTATCCATGAACCAACGCCTGTCGCTCAGATTGCAGAGCGGGCCGAGTGCTCTCCAAACGCTGCGCGAAAGCACCTGAAGGAACTCGCTGATCTCGGAGTCGCACGAACGTGGACTGGACAACACACACGGTACGCTCGCAACGACGAGTATTTCCGCTGGCGTCGGGCGAACGAACTCGCAACCAAGCACACGGATGAGGAGCTACTCGACCGACTGCAGTCATTAGAAGCAGCGGATACCGAGTTTCAAGAGAAATACGAAGTGTCGACACCTGATGCCGTACCATTTCCAGAGGATGTCGAACACGAGATGGTTCATGAACGATGGGAGACCGTTAACGAGTGGGCATCGATTCGACGCGACACCGGTGTCTATCACGATGCGATTCGAATCGCACAACGACGTCAGCACGACAGACTTTCCGCGTGA
- a CDS encoding ComEC/Rec2 family competence protein, whose amino-acid sequence MSDEPLANGRREIYTLNVGQADAHAIITEDGTLNLVDADEAAVGNELDTVLAGRSTPETETGKTPIDTFVITHFHDDHTGGIGALYDHGYEIQHVVEPDANRYELRDPDTEKPEKGVSPFVLDTYERELEQHDPKTVRQVSEGDSLSSDVDSQILAPPDESGTITFTSPETGRKNTLKPTGANANSIALKAKGNQSVLFVGDVEDTGGLNGESLVVHQHDRGKSDVSLGADTLILSHHGSDNATSEEFLDRVDPDITVISSGLHNKHTSTNEHDAHPHDATLKRLNDQEIDVYWTAGHGTLRTDLDSETARPEPTTDLETTNAADLAALKYYCREHDVSPEQIVALTPDHLPEETPDWIAESAPMMVETTEEIVDAAIANGETVEDVRYTLTATPDAHAHLKKSVQADRDEHVTTRKDVKRNREAYFSAKRAEDAYERLPLHTRLRANLPNRFGGIDHPLKGVPASEEIDGVRDVRELPRAVKKPAAAELRAREGFAMGDIVTAEKATDNAVEASTTADTLQENLLETPGAHKDFLYAIETPNAHTAHEIDHDLSETLDHANERERTNEQTRRDSQLSL is encoded by the coding sequence ATGTCCGATGAGCCGCTGGCTAATGGACGACGGGAGATTTACACACTGAATGTTGGACAGGCGGATGCACATGCAATTATCACGGAGGACGGTACACTCAATCTGGTTGATGCAGATGAAGCAGCAGTCGGTAACGAACTCGATACTGTCTTAGCCGGACGATCAACGCCAGAGACGGAGACAGGAAAAACCCCAATCGACACGTTCGTCATAACGCATTTTCATGACGACCATACAGGAGGGATCGGAGCATTATACGATCACGGCTATGAGATACAGCACGTCGTTGAGCCTGACGCAAATCGATATGAACTACGTGATCCAGATACCGAAAAACCAGAGAAGGGTGTGAGTCCGTTTGTTCTGGACACATATGAACGTGAATTAGAACAGCATGATCCAAAAACCGTTAGACAGGTCTCGGAAGGCGATTCCCTCTCATCAGACGTGGACAGCCAGATCTTAGCACCACCCGACGAATCAGGCACGATCACATTTACCAGTCCAGAAACAGGGAGGAAAAATACCCTCAAGCCAACCGGTGCGAACGCAAACAGCATCGCACTCAAAGCAAAGGGCAACCAGTCGGTGTTGTTCGTAGGAGATGTTGAGGATACCGGTGGACTCAATGGCGAGAGTCTGGTGGTACACCAGCATGATCGCGGAAAAAGTGACGTTTCTCTTGGTGCCGACACTCTCATCCTGTCTCATCACGGTTCAGATAACGCGACCAGCGAGGAGTTCCTCGATCGAGTCGATCCAGATATAACAGTGATTTCGAGTGGCCTACACAATAAACACACAAGTACGAACGAGCACGACGCCCATCCCCACGATGCGACACTCAAGCGTCTGAATGATCAAGAGATCGATGTCTACTGGACGGCAGGCCATGGAACACTCCGGACCGATCTGGATTCGGAGACTGCCCGACCAGAACCAACGACTGACCTCGAAACAACCAACGCGGCTGATCTGGCCGCGCTGAAGTACTACTGCCGGGAACACGACGTCTCACCGGAACAGATAGTGGCACTCACCCCAGACCACTTGCCTGAAGAAACGCCTGACTGGATAGCTGAGTCCGCACCGATGATGGTCGAGACGACCGAGGAGATCGTGGATGCAGCGATTGCGAACGGCGAAACGGTCGAAGATGTTCGGTACACGCTCACAGCAACGCCGGACGCGCACGCTCACCTCAAGAAGAGCGTACAAGCCGATCGAGACGAACACGTCACGACCAGAAAAGACGTAAAACGGAACCGAGAGGCGTATTTCAGCGCGAAACGGGCAGAAGACGCCTACGAGCGACTCCCACTGCACACGCGACTCCGGGCGAACCTTCCCAACCGATTCGGTGGGATCGACCATCCACTGAAAGGCGTGCCAGCTTCTGAAGAGATCGATGGTGTGCGTGACGTGAGAGAGCTCCCACGGGCTGTCAAAAAGCCGGCGGCAGCCGAACTGCGCGCCCGTGAGGGATTTGCAATGGGGGATATCGTCACCGCTGAAAAAGCCACAGACAACGCTGTTGAGGCGTCAACAACGGCCGATACACTACAAGAGAACCTCCTGGAGACGCCAGGCGCGCACAAGGATTTCCTCTACGCGATCGAGACACCCAATGCCCACACTGCACACGAAATCGATCACGATCTCTCTGAGACACTCGACCATGCGAATGAGCGCGAGCGAACGAACGAGCAAACCCGTCGAGACTCGCAACTGAGCCTATAA
- a CDS encoding GNAT family N-acetyltransferase — MTERLSLRQYASDDRPRVDAVMEAALRDTGAYFEEVPHESTAPIEEEYLDSGGEFLVGEVDSEIVAIGAFRPVGGLVSEYLDSIADGTVELKRIHVVPEQQRSGYGQQILDELQRRAHNRGYTALVLLTTSLQKAAHRFYESNGFIEIDRTRVTAAGKSFDDIIYRKYL, encoded by the coding sequence ATGACCGAGCGTCTCTCACTTCGACAGTACGCTTCCGACGATCGACCCCGAGTAGATGCAGTCATGGAAGCAGCGCTCCGTGATACTGGCGCTTATTTCGAGGAGGTCCCCCACGAGTCCACCGCTCCGATCGAGGAGGAGTACCTCGATTCTGGTGGGGAGTTTCTCGTCGGAGAAGTGGACAGCGAGATCGTCGCAATCGGGGCATTTCGTCCCGTCGGAGGACTCGTTAGCGAGTATCTCGACTCCATTGCTGACGGAACCGTCGAACTCAAACGCATACACGTTGTTCCCGAACAGCAACGCTCGGGCTACGGTCAGCAGATTCTCGACGAACTCCAACGACGCGCCCACAATCGCGGTTACACAGCACTGGTTTTGCTGACGACGAGTCTCCAGAAAGCGGCCCATCGATTCTACGAATCGAACGGATTCATCGAAATCGATCGAACACGCGTCACTGCTGCGGGAAAATCGTTCGATGATATTATCTATCGAAAATATTTGTAA
- a CDS encoding metallophosphoesterase family protein has product MKIAILSDTHIPDQAQRIPDEFREQIRDADHVIHAGDFGSNETLVDVQELASDLTAVHGNADPNDIDLPSVASTEIGGVTFVVIHGVVNPVERAVWSSEGVVFDQDDWLNAVTDTTRTRADEPMIGIGGHTHEVEDTVYDGVRVLNPGSATGAGPAEGSTMMTVEVVNEDLSVTLHEM; this is encoded by the coding sequence ATGAAAATAGCCATTCTATCCGATACGCACATTCCTGACCAAGCACAGCGAATCCCCGATGAGTTCCGCGAGCAGATTCGGGACGCCGACCACGTCATCCACGCTGGTGATTTCGGTTCGAACGAGACGCTCGTCGACGTGCAGGAACTCGCCTCGGATCTAACTGCCGTTCATGGAAACGCAGACCCCAACGACATTGATCTGCCGTCAGTGGCGTCGACCGAGATCGGTGGGGTGACGTTCGTTGTCATTCATGGCGTCGTCAACCCTGTGGAAAGAGCCGTTTGGAGTTCTGAAGGAGTTGTCTTCGACCAGGATGATTGGTTGAACGCTGTCACGGATACCACACGCACGCGAGCTGACGAGCCCATGATCGGGATCGGCGGCCATACACACGAGGTCGAGGACACGGTTTACGACGGTGTTCGAGTCTTGAATCCAGGATCAGCCACTGGAGCTGGCCCGGCCGAAGGATCGACGATGATGACCGTCGAAGTTGTCAATGAGGATCTCAGCGTTACTCTCCACGAGATGTGA
- a CDS encoding cystathionine gamma-synthase, translating into MDNESEERIETRAIHAGQQPDSETGAVMTPIYANSTYVQDGPGDHRGYEYSRTGNPTRTDLEANLASLESGAHGRVFSSGMAAINTVLNLCEAGDHVVTSNDVYGGTHRLFTQVFEQYDLSFDFVDMTDIDSVSDAMRPETELVWVETPTNPLMRVIDIAAMAEIAHEYDALCAVDNTFATPYLQRPLDHGADIVCHSLTKYLGGHSDVVGGALITDDAALDERIGFYQNSVGATADPFGCFLVLRGTKTLPVRMDRHCENAHILAAWLDDHSAVERVYYPGLDSHPSHQIAAAQMDDFGGMFSFELDATLEEAGSVVSNTDVFTLAESLGGVESLIEQPAAMTHQSIPREERIAAGLTDGLIRVSVGIEHVEDLQADLSRAIDAILQ; encoded by the coding sequence ATGGACAACGAATCAGAGGAGCGAATCGAGACGCGCGCGATCCACGCGGGACAGCAACCAGACTCCGAGACGGGTGCGGTCATGACACCGATCTACGCGAACTCCACGTACGTACAGGATGGTCCGGGCGATCACCGAGGATACGAGTACTCCCGGACCGGAAATCCGACGCGAACGGATCTCGAAGCGAATCTTGCGAGTCTCGAGAGTGGCGCACACGGACGTGTGTTTTCGAGCGGGATGGCCGCGATCAACACGGTACTCAACTTGTGTGAGGCGGGTGATCACGTCGTCACTAGCAACGACGTGTACGGCGGGACCCACCGCTTGTTCACACAAGTGTTCGAGCAGTACGATCTTTCGTTCGACTTCGTCGATATGACCGACATCGACAGCGTTTCGGATGCCATGCGACCCGAAACGGAACTCGTCTGGGTCGAAACGCCGACGAACCCGCTGATGCGGGTGATCGATATCGCAGCGATGGCAGAGATTGCCCACGAGTACGATGCGCTGTGTGCGGTCGATAATACGTTCGCAACGCCGTATCTCCAGCGACCGCTCGATCACGGCGCTGATATTGTTTGTCATTCGCTGACGAAGTATCTCGGTGGCCATTCGGATGTGGTCGGCGGCGCGCTGATTACCGACGACGCAGCATTAGACGAACGCATCGGATTTTATCAGAACAGTGTCGGTGCAACAGCAGACCCGTTTGGCTGCTTTCTCGTGTTGCGGGGAACGAAAACGCTTCCCGTGCGAATGGATCGTCACTGCGAGAACGCACACATTCTTGCGGCGTGGCTCGACGACCATTCCGCCGTTGAACGCGTCTACTACCCGGGACTCGACTCCCATCCGAGCCACCAGATCGCGGCGGCACAGATGGATGACTTCGGCGGAATGTTCAGCTTCGAACTCGATGCCACGCTCGAAGAGGCAGGGTCAGTCGTCTCGAACACTGACGTCTTCACGCTCGCCGAAAGCCTTGGAGGTGTCGAGAGTCTCATCGAACAACCGGCGGCGATGACACATCAGTCCATCCCGAGAGAAGAACGCATCGCGGCTGGACTGACCGACGGTCTGATTCGCGTGAGTGTCGGAATCGAGCACGTCGAGGATCTTCAGGCAGATCTAAGCAGGGCAATCGATGCTATACTCCAGTGA
- a CDS encoding succinylglutamate desuccinylase/aspartoacylase family protein — protein MKRRTYIVGAASIGLSIPIVGESGRERKDGHIRNRNKNENEMQAIRNGRAASTDPEPAYTLLDGTKYETEVYVIDAPESGPTGVVIGGMHGDERSGYHAAAAVSRWQFDAGRVVVLPQANQPAIKAKTRHGVGGDLNRKFPPGDEPTTTLAQAIWNDVVLRSEPDFLLDLHRSKGIYRFHESFVGQAIYPTDVGDAPSNAVDTIASLNADVVPWYMPYHDFKRGNVMHGTSPLLAHKAGGDLQVPAYIVETTTFLTDLDTRTRWTKRAAEKLLSLHGINRATETERNK, from the coding sequence ATGAAACGTCGGACGTATATTGTTGGAGCAGCGAGTATTGGATTATCGATACCAATCGTCGGAGAAAGTGGTCGGGAGAGAAAGGACGGTCATATCAGGAATAGGAACAAAAACGAGAATGAGATGCAGGCCATTCGCAACGGTCGGGCCGCGAGTACTGATCCAGAGCCAGCATACACGCTCTTGGATGGAACAAAGTACGAGACGGAGGTGTACGTTATCGACGCACCTGAATCCGGACCGACCGGCGTTGTCATTGGTGGCATGCATGGTGATGAACGATCCGGCTATCACGCGGCAGCAGCAGTCTCGCGCTGGCAGTTCGACGCTGGTCGAGTCGTTGTCCTCCCACAGGCGAATCAACCAGCCATCAAAGCAAAAACGCGCCACGGTGTCGGCGGCGATCTCAATCGGAAGTTTCCACCCGGCGACGAACCGACGACGACGCTTGCACAAGCCATCTGGAACGACGTCGTTTTGCGATCCGAGCCCGACTTCCTCCTCGACCTCCACCGCTCGAAAGGGATCTACAGATTTCACGAGAGTTTCGTTGGGCAAGCGATCTACCCTACTGATGTCGGTGACGCGCCCTCGAACGCCGTCGACACGATAGCGTCCTTGAACGCAGATGTCGTTCCGTGGTACATGCCGTATCACGATTTCAAACGAGGAAACGTCATGCACGGCACCAGTCCGCTACTCGCACACAAGGCCGGTGGTGATTTGCAGGTGCCGGCGTACATCGTCGAAACAACGACATTTCTCACCGATCTCGATACACGTACCCGATGGACGAAGCGAGCCGCCGAAAAACTGCTCTCGCTACACGGGATCAATCGAGCCACCGAAACGGAGCGTAACAAATGA
- a CDS encoding cupin domain-containing protein, translating into MKKVGLSDVQNVPNPLQVHDVRKPISMVLGTTDFAMNYFELDTGDSFSGGIHTHHDQEEVFFIMEGTATFEVGRDGNEVEVGPQEAIRFAPGEYQCGHNRNEELLAGLALGAPGAMHDWDALESIVYCPECEEETSHGVALESGQFDLTCNECEYEH; encoded by the coding sequence ATGAAAAAAGTAGGATTATCCGACGTTCAGAACGTCCCGAACCCATTGCAAGTTCACGACGTCCGAAAGCCGATCTCAATGGTGCTCGGGACAACTGATTTCGCGATGAACTACTTCGAACTCGACACCGGTGATTCGTTTTCCGGCGGCATCCACACCCACCACGATCAGGAGGAGGTGTTTTTCATCATGGAAGGGACGGCAACGTTTGAGGTGGGCCGTGACGGTAACGAGGTTGAGGTGGGCCCTCAGGAGGCGATCCGCTTTGCTCCGGGTGAGTACCAGTGTGGCCACAACCGAAACGAAGAACTCCTCGCTGGACTGGCACTCGGTGCACCCGGGGCGATGCACGATTGGGACGCGCTCGAATCGATCGTCTACTGCCCAGAATGCGAAGAAGAGACTTCCCATGGAGTTGCACTCGAAAGCGGACAGTTCGATCTCACCTGCAACGAGTGCGAGTACGAACACTAA